A section of the Hippea sp. KM1 genome encodes:
- a CDS encoding ABC transporter permease: MNFESFLAFRYIKSSRGKEKFISFSALMSILGIIIGVAALIVVMGVMSGFDNELQRKIIDVSPHVIVKNISGLFDYNPDIIDKIKHKKGVKSVSPLLITQGMVSSNNISTGVVINGIDTSKDQTIKRYIIKGKLKGGVVLGYELSKMLGVGIGGTVRIILPFGKTTPFGFAPLSFKEKVVGIFKSGMYDYDSSFVYIPIRKLWSKTNLKGKINTIAINLNDPFKADEFADSLSAMLPFRFYSSSWIKLNSNFFAALKLEKLAMFIILMLVVVVAAFNITSSLMMLVMEKTKDIAILRSFGATSRNIKNIFIKQSAIIGAVGVVIGDMLGLLLSFLLKKYQFIKLPSDVYYITTIPVELSTTMVILISVLAFLLVVASSLYPASKASKLNIIEVLRQ, from the coding sequence GTGAACTTTGAAAGCTTTTTGGCCTTTAGATACATAAAATCATCCAGGGGGAAGGAGAAGTTTATCTCCTTTTCCGCCTTGATGTCCATTTTAGGCATCATTATAGGCGTTGCAGCACTGATCGTCGTTATGGGGGTGATGAGCGGCTTTGACAATGAACTGCAGCGCAAGATCATCGATGTGAGCCCCCATGTTATCGTAAAAAACATCTCAGGCCTGTTTGATTACAACCCCGACATAATAGACAAGATAAAACACAAAAAAGGCGTAAAGTCCGTTTCTCCCCTGCTTATAACACAAGGGATGGTAAGCTCAAACAACATCTCAACCGGGGTTGTAATAAACGGCATAGACACATCGAAAGACCAGACCATAAAAAGATACATCATAAAGGGCAAGCTCAAAGGCGGTGTCGTCTTGGGCTATGAACTCTCAAAGATGTTGGGTGTGGGCATAGGCGGAACCGTCAGGATAATACTACCTTTTGGAAAAACAACACCCTTTGGCTTTGCTCCCTTATCGTTTAAAGAGAAGGTTGTTGGCATATTCAAAAGCGGTATGTACGATTACGATTCAAGCTTTGTATACATACCCATAAGAAAGCTCTGGTCTAAAACCAACTTAAAAGGCAAGATCAATACCATAGCCATAAACCTGAATGATCCATTTAAGGCGGATGAGTTCGCAGACAGTCTATCGGCTATGCTCCCCTTTAGGTTCTACTCATCAAGCTGGATAAAGCTAAACAGCAACTTCTTTGCCGCCTTAAAGCTTGAAAAATTGGCCATGTTCATAATATTGATGCTTGTTGTTGTTGTTGCAGCCTTTAACATAACAAGCTCCCTCATGATGTTGGTTATGGAAAAGACCAAGGACATAGCGATATTGAGGAGCTTCGGTGCAACAAGCAGAAACATAAAAAACATATTCATAAAGCAATCGGCCATAATAGGCGCTGTGGGTGTTGTAATAGGCGATATGCTGGGCCTTTTGTTAAGCTTTTTGCTAAAGAAATACCAGTTTATCAAGCTGCCCAGCGATGTGTATTACATAACAACCATACCGGTGGAGTTGAGCACAACGATGGTTATACTGATAAGCGTTTTGGCCTTTCTTTTGGTTGTTGCATCAAGCCTCTATCCGGCATCTAAGGCTTCAAAGCTCAATATCATAGAGGTCTTAAGGCAATGA
- a CDS encoding ABC transporter ATP-binding protein encodes MSIIVKASGLKKSFKSGSRTLSVLNNLNIEIEKGEMVAIMGVSGSGKSTLLHILGLLNRPDEGELYFLGNKIPYDDENKLSVIRNRYIGFVFQFYSLIGELTVLQNIMLPSMIGNRPNKERALKLLKLVGLNSDMQDKFPQTLSGGELQRVAIARSLMNEPALIIADEPTANLDKAASIDIVKTMREINHSTSQTFIIATHSDDVARMCDRILFLSGGALHEKN; translated from the coding sequence ATGAGCATAATAGTCAAAGCCAGCGGACTGAAAAAGTCGTTCAAAAGCGGCTCAAGAACGCTATCTGTTCTAAACAACCTGAACATAGAGATAGAAAAAGGCGAAATGGTTGCCATCATGGGGGTCTCTGGTTCGGGCAAGAGCACGCTTCTGCATATACTCGGTCTCCTAAACAGGCCGGATGAGGGTGAGTTGTATTTTTTAGGCAACAAGATCCCATACGATGATGAAAACAAGCTTTCGGTTATTAGAAATAGATACATAGGGTTTGTGTTTCAGTTCTATTCACTCATAGGCGAGCTTACGGTATTGCAGAACATCATGCTCCCCTCCATGATAGGGAATAGACCCAACAAAGAGAGGGCGCTTAAGCTTCTAAAGCTTGTGGGCCTAAATAGCGATATGCAGGATAAGTTTCCCCAAACCCTATCGGGAGGCGAATTGCAGCGTGTCGCCATAGCAAGGTCCTTAATGAATGAGCCTGCTTTAATCATAGCCGATGAGCCAACTGCTAATCTTGACAAAGCCGCCTCAATAGATATAGTTAAAACCATGAGGGAAATTAACCATTCAACCAGCCAGACATTCATAATAGCAACCCACAGTGATGATGTGGCCAGGATGTGCGATAGGATTCTTTTTTTATCGGGGGGAGCATTACATGAAAAAAATTAG
- the bamA gene encoding outer membrane protein assembly factor BamA: MKKISIFFVLTIAILYSTFALSTPVISIRIEGNLRTDKETIKSAINTKTGDEFSIKKIDDDILNIYSLGFYRTVSASATEGAGGIILTFRVKEKPSVRYIMFKGNDEISDKKLQKALKIKPYNILNKKLIEETISNIMGMYASKGMYLTKINYTLKKVPGNRVDVIFHIRESKETVIRDINIIGNKHIDTDDLEDGLKNHIKKGPYILTFLPWFYTGKLRIDSLESDRQKIIDKYLARGYLDVDVSEPLVSIEPDTGNIHIDISIKEGEQYKLNSIGFKNIEPFKPKQLLEVIDLEKNKPIDIVKLRKAIEKITDMYGDLGYAFADVYPDIKKDKKTHRADITIVVNKGQKVYISRIEITGNIRTHDNVIRRELLLKEGSLYSTTKIKKSKRNLNNLNYFENVKIKTKRVAPNKVKMIVEVKEKRTGLLTIGAGYGSYSKFGVMGSVSETNLFGTGIHGKLSANISAKSSLFDLSLTNPWWHNRPISIGVDIFHQEFDNYDYKRKSTGIVPAISRRYWDQTLTIGLKYSLTRDKITLDTDNPGYYLKQEEGKHIDSSLIPFITYNTLDNYIFPTKGANINLTLRFAGLGGDRKYYKAVMFGEYFHPLFWDLIGHIKAEEGFIRSYAGKDTPVDKRFFLGGIDNMRGFEDGKLSPKDSDGNYIGGEKEFYASAEVIFPILESLHLYGVVFGDVGNCWTGKDFGNLKKDAGFEVRWISPLGPVRISIGKNLSPKDGEKSTVFLFSAGALF, translated from the coding sequence ATGAAAAAAATTAGTATATTCTTCGTGCTTACAATAGCCATTCTTTACTCAACCTTTGCACTATCGACGCCCGTAATATCAATAAGGATCGAGGGAAACCTAAGAACAGATAAGGAGACCATAAAAAGTGCCATAAACACAAAAACAGGGGACGAGTTCTCAATAAAAAAGATAGACGATGACATACTAAACATATACAGCCTCGGCTTTTACAGGACGGTTTCTGCCTCTGCCACAGAAGGCGCTGGCGGCATAATATTGACATTCAGGGTTAAAGAGAAACCATCCGTCAGGTATATAATGTTTAAAGGGAACGACGAGATAAGCGACAAAAAGCTACAGAAGGCCTTAAAGATCAAACCGTACAACATACTAAACAAAAAGCTCATAGAGGAAACCATCAGCAACATAATGGGTATGTACGCCTCAAAGGGGATGTACCTGACAAAGATCAATTACACACTAAAGAAGGTTCCAGGAAATAGGGTCGATGTAATCTTTCACATAAGGGAGAGCAAGGAGACCGTTATAAGGGACATAAACATCATAGGAAACAAGCATATCGATACAGACGATTTAGAGGACGGATTAAAAAACCACATAAAGAAGGGGCCATACATCCTTACATTCTTGCCTTGGTTCTATACGGGCAAACTCAGGATAGACTCCTTAGAGAGCGATAGGCAGAAGATAATAGACAAATACCTCGCAAGGGGCTATTTAGATGTTGATGTCAGCGAGCCGCTTGTCAGCATAGAGCCGGATACAGGCAACATCCACATAGACATATCCATAAAGGAGGGAGAGCAATACAAGCTAAACTCCATCGGCTTTAAAAACATAGAGCCATTTAAGCCCAAACAGCTCTTGGAGGTGATAGATTTAGAGAAGAACAAGCCGATAGACATAGTAAAGCTCAGAAAGGCCATAGAGAAGATTACAGACATGTATGGCGATCTGGGATACGCATTTGCCGATGTCTATCCCGATATTAAGAAAGACAAAAAAACCCACAGGGCGGATATAACAATAGTGGTAAACAAGGGGCAGAAGGTTTACATCTCAAGGATAGAGATAACGGGCAACATCAGAACCCACGACAATGTCATAAGGAGGGAGCTCCTGCTTAAGGAGGGAAGTCTATATTCCACCACAAAGATAAAGAAATCCAAAAGAAACCTAAACAACCTCAATTACTTTGAGAATGTAAAGATAAAGACAAAGAGGGTGGCACCAAACAAGGTAAAGATGATAGTCGAGGTTAAAGAGAAAAGAACCGGTCTATTAACCATTGGTGCCGGTTATGGGTCATACTCCAAATTCGGTGTCATGGGCTCTGTATCGGAGACAAACCTATTTGGAACAGGCATTCACGGTAAGCTCTCTGCCAACATATCGGCCAAATCATCACTATTCGATTTAAGCTTAACAAACCCATGGTGGCACAACAGGCCCATCTCCATAGGCGTGGATATATTCCATCAGGAGTTTGATAATTACGATTACAAACGAAAATCAACCGGCATAGTGCCTGCCATCTCAAGGAGGTATTGGGATCAGACACTTACAATCGGCCTAAAATACTCCCTAACAAGGGACAAGATAACGCTTGATACAGACAACCCGGGATATTACCTAAAGCAGGAAGAGGGAAAACACATAGATAGCTCGCTTATACCGTTTATAACCTATAACACTTTAGACAACTATATCTTCCCGACAAAGGGTGCAAACATAAATCTGACATTGAGATTTGCAGGTCTGGGTGGTGATAGAAAGTATTACAAAGCCGTGATGTTCGGTGAATATTTCCATCCGCTATTCTGGGATTTAATCGGACACATAAAGGCTGAAGAGGGCTTCATAAGGTCGTATGCAGGAAAGGATACGCCGGTTGATAAGAGGTTCTTTTTAGGCGGCATAGACAACATGAGGGGTTTTGAGGATGGAAAACTATCCCCCAAGGACAGCGATGGCAACTATATCGGTGGCGAGAAGGAGTTTTATGCCTCTGCCGAGGTCATCTTCCCCATCCTTGAATCCTTGCACCTATACGGAGTGGTTTTTGGTGATGTAGGAAACTGCTGGACGGGTAAGGATTTTGGAAATCTAAAGAAGGATGCAGGATTCGAGGTCAGGTGGATCTCGCCGCTTGGCCCTGTAAGGATATCTATTGGAAAGAACCTATCGCCCAAGGATGGAGAAAAAAGCACTGTATTCCTATTCTCCGCAGGGGCTTTATTTTAA
- a CDS encoding OmpH family outer membrane protein gives MKRVLTALIIVVLLAGFGLKAEAGNIAFVNLRIILQDSKAGKAAKSEVETLIEAKKMVIENKTKQLKAILKKLKNNKLSKAEKDKLKKEYETKLNDLQQYQAKASQEVRKKEIEQTNKVLNLAITTIKNYAQKHHIDGVFELSQGNVIYWNDAMDITKTIIKLMDEKKNSKK, from the coding sequence ATGAAAAGGGTTCTAACGGCGCTAATCATCGTTGTTCTGTTGGCAGGGTTTGGTTTAAAAGCAGAAGCAGGGAATATAGCATTTGTTAATCTAAGGATCATACTGCAGGATAGCAAGGCCGGAAAGGCGGCAAAGAGTGAGGTTGAAACACTCATAGAGGCAAAAAAGATGGTCATAGAGAATAAGACCAAACAGCTAAAGGCCATACTTAAGAAACTGAAAAACAACAAGCTGTCAAAGGCCGAAAAAGACAAACTGAAGAAGGAATACGAAACAAAATTAAACGACCTGCAGCAATACCAGGCCAAGGCATCACAGGAGGTAAGAAAGAAGGAAATCGAGCAGACCAACAAGGTGCTCAATCTTGCCATCACAACCATAAAGAACTATGCCCAAAAGCACCACATAGACGGTGTATTTGAACTGAGCCAGGGCAATGTAATCTATTGGAACGATGCCATGGATATAACAAAAACCATAATAAAATTGATGGATGAGAAAAAGAACTCCAAAAAATGA
- the lpxD gene encoding UDP-3-O-(3-hydroxymyristoyl)glucosamine N-acyltransferase, whose protein sequence is MRPQEIADLLGCKAIVRREVQINSIAPIEAAGESELTFLSNPKYEKYLKTTQAGCVIVKPDIDPNNYPNLNLIICEDPYLAFAKIIRFVYGHKKPTPYISDKAHIDESAQIDSSVAIEEFVYIGKNVKIGKHTRIMPFAYIGDNTTIGENCLIYPHTTIREDTVIGNNVIIQPGAVIGSDGFGYATDENGNHLKIPQIGNVVIEDDVEIGAGATIDRAALKSTIIKKGTKIDNLVQIAHNVEVGEGSIIVAQTGISGSTKIGKGVILAGQTGIAGHLRIADKTIITAKSGIGRSISKPGVYSGIPAYEHNKWLKNSVIMPKLYDMHKKIKELEKMIKELQDADD, encoded by the coding sequence ATGAGACCGCAAGAGATAGCCGACCTTTTAGGATGTAAAGCCATAGTAAGAAGGGAGGTTCAGATAAATTCCATTGCCCCTATAGAGGCGGCAGGCGAATCTGAGCTGACCTTCCTATCCAATCCAAAATACGAGAAATACCTAAAGACCACACAGGCGGGCTGTGTAATCGTAAAACCGGATATAGACCCGAATAATTACCCCAATCTGAATCTTATCATATGTGAAGATCCATACCTTGCCTTTGCAAAGATCATACGCTTCGTTTACGGCCATAAAAAACCCACACCATACATAAGCGACAAGGCCCATATAGATGAATCAGCACAGATAGATAGCTCAGTAGCTATAGAGGAGTTTGTATACATAGGCAAGAATGTAAAGATAGGCAAACATACAAGGATCATGCCCTTTGCATATATCGGTGATAACACAACAATAGGGGAAAATTGCCTCATCTATCCCCACACAACCATCAGGGAAGACACCGTCATAGGCAATAATGTAATCATACAACCCGGGGCAGTTATAGGCAGCGACGGCTTCGGCTATGCAACGGATGAAAACGGCAACCACCTAAAGATACCCCAGATAGGCAATGTGGTCATAGAAGACGATGTGGAGATAGGCGCAGGCGCCACCATAGATAGGGCTGCACTAAAAAGCACCATCATCAAGAAGGGAACAAAGATCGACAACCTGGTGCAGATAGCCCACAATGTTGAAGTGGGCGAAGGCTCCATAATCGTTGCACAGACCGGCATCTCCGGCTCAACAAAGATAGGCAAGGGCGTGATTTTAGCAGGCCAAACCGGTATAGCAGGACATCTAAGGATCGCAGACAAAACCATAATCACGGCCAAATCCGGTATTGGCAGAAGCATCTCAAAGCCGGGTGTATACAGCGGCATACCAGCCTATGAGCACAATAAATGGCTAAAAAACAGCGTAATCATGCCAAAATTGTATGATATGCACAAAAAAATCAAAGAATTGGAAAAAATGATAAAGGAGCTTCAGGATGCTGACGATTGA
- the fabZ gene encoding 3-hydroxyacyl-ACP dehydratase FabZ, translated as MLTIEDIKKMLPHRYPFLLVDRVLEYEPGNWIKTLKNITYNEPFFSGHFPQVSVMPGVLMVEAMAQSGGILAFLSMDEEEFKRSIGGKRMVYFVEIEKARFRRPVIPGDQVIMEVKILKHKLDIWKMEGKAKVDDKIVAEAKMAAKIDRELE; from the coding sequence ATGCTGACGATTGAAGATATTAAAAAGATGCTCCCGCACAGATATCCGTTTCTCCTGGTTGATAGGGTTTTGGAATATGAACCCGGCAACTGGATAAAGACACTAAAGAACATAACCTATAACGAACCGTTCTTCAGTGGCCATTTTCCTCAGGTGTCGGTAATGCCGGGCGTGTTGATGGTTGAAGCCATGGCACAAAGCGGCGGTATACTGGCCTTTCTGTCAATGGATGAGGAGGAATTCAAAAGATCCATAGGCGGCAAGAGGATGGTCTATTTTGTCGAGATCGAGAAGGCCCGATTCAGAAGGCCTGTAATACCCGGCGATCAGGTAATCATGGAGGTAAAGATACTGAAGCACAAACTCGATATATGGAAGATGGAAGGAAAGGCGAAGGTGGACGATAAAATCGTGGCAGAGGCAAAAATGGCAGCAAAAATAGACAGGGAGTTGGAATAA
- the lpxA gene encoding acyl-ACP--UDP-N-acetylglucosamine O-acyltransferase, with protein MSTQIHPTAIIEDNVELGENVVVGPFVNIKSNVEIGDNTTIDANAYIGSYTKIGKNCRIFPSAVVGSIPQDLKFKGEFSQLIIGDNTTIREFCMINRGTKGGGSITKIGSNNLIMAYVHIAHDCILGNNIIVSNAVQFAGHVVVEDNVVIGGMSGIHQFVRIGRFAMIGGMSGIAQDVAPFCLASGPRAKLHGLNMVGLKRSGFSAEEIEQLREAYRIIFRSNLTFDQAYDKLKDSPSKHVIHMIEFLKNSSRGFCRDR; from the coding sequence ATGTCAACACAGATACATCCAACGGCTATCATAGAGGATAATGTTGAGTTGGGAGAAAATGTCGTTGTCGGTCCGTTTGTCAACATAAAAAGCAATGTGGAGATAGGCGATAACACAACCATAGATGCAAATGCCTATATAGGCTCATACACAAAAATAGGCAAAAACTGCAGGATATTCCCCTCTGCTGTTGTGGGGAGCATTCCACAGGATCTAAAATTCAAGGGGGAGTTTAGCCAGCTAATAATAGGCGATAACACAACGATTAGGGAATTCTGTATGATAAACAGGGGAACGAAAGGTGGAGGCAGCATAACAAAGATAGGCAGCAATAACCTGATTATGGCCTATGTCCATATTGCGCACGACTGCATCTTGGGCAACAACATCATCGTATCCAACGCCGTTCAGTTTGCAGGCCATGTGGTGGTCGAGGACAATGTTGTTATAGGGGGCATGAGCGGCATACACCAGTTTGTCAGGATAGGAAGGTTTGCCATGATCGGCGGCATGAGCGGTATAGCTCAAGATGTTGCCCCGTTCTGTCTGGCCTCAGGCCCAAGGGCCAAGCTCCACGGTTTAAACATGGTGGGGCTAAAGAGGAGTGGTTTTTCAGCAGAGGAGATAGAGCAACTAAGAGAAGCATACAGGATTATATTCAGGAGCAACCTTACATTCGACCAGGCCTATGACAAGCTCAAAGACAGCCCATCGAAACATGTCATACACATGATAGAGTTTCTGAAAAACTCAAGCAGGGGTTTCTGCAGGGATAGATGA
- the lpxB gene encoding lipid-A-disaccharide synthase, with product MNTLIITGERSAENYASLLIDELNKLGSFTFYSICSDILDKKTTKIGDYRDISIIGAKEALGILKKALNLLSKVKNTIKKEGIGLVILLDFPEFNLNIARFAKKIGARVVYYITPQVWAWRRYRIKKLNRYTDLTIPILPFEKTFFRCKGLANAKFLGHPIVDILHNKVGIHKKENIILLMPGSRKSEIEFNYRPMFEAAKTIHDRYGQFEFVWIFPKHLDPDLAKRLKKGYEFIHIENEPHIFMDKAYYGILKSGTTTLEASLFGLPMTVIYRLSKLSYRLGRVLIRNINYISLPNLILNRGVVKELIEDEATANNIVEDFERIHSNPQLKNSMSEELKGLWQILGQYPITPRIAQQIAQLL from the coding sequence ATGAACACTCTCATCATAACCGGCGAAAGGTCAGCGGAAAATTACGCATCCCTTTTGATAGATGAACTAAACAAACTGGGCAGCTTTACATTCTATAGCATTTGCTCAGATATCCTGGATAAGAAAACAACCAAGATAGGGGATTACAGGGATATATCCATTATTGGTGCAAAAGAGGCCCTGGGTATACTGAAGAAGGCCCTAAATCTCCTAAGCAAGGTCAAAAACACGATAAAAAAAGAAGGTATTGGCCTTGTTATTCTGCTTGATTTTCCCGAATTCAATCTAAACATAGCAAGGTTTGCAAAAAAAATCGGGGCAAGGGTCGTCTATTACATAACGCCGCAGGTCTGGGCATGGAGAAGATACAGGATTAAAAAGCTCAACAGATACACAGACCTAACCATACCGATCCTCCCTTTTGAAAAGACATTCTTCAGATGTAAGGGATTGGCCAATGCTAAATTTTTGGGACATCCGATCGTCGACATACTCCACAACAAGGTCGGCATTCACAAAAAGGAGAACATAATCCTGCTAATGCCCGGCTCAAGGAAGAGCGAGATAGAGTTCAATTACAGGCCCATGTTTGAGGCGGCCAAGACCATACACGACAGATACGGTCAATTCGAATTCGTCTGGATATTCCCCAAGCATTTAGACCCCGATTTGGCCAAAAGACTCAAAAAAGGCTATGAGTTCATACACATAGAGAACGAACCGCATATATTCATGGATAAGGCCTATTACGGCATCCTAAAAAGCGGAACCACGACGCTTGAGGCATCCCTATTCGGTCTGCCCATGACCGTCATCTATAGACTGAGCAAACTCAGCTATAGGCTCGGAAGGGTTCTTATAAGAAACATCAATTACATCTCCCTGCCCAACCTCATACTCAACAGGGGCGTGGTGAAAGAACTGATAGAGGATGAGGCAACGGCCAATAATATCGTTGAGGATTTCGAGAGGATACACTCAAACCCTCAGCTAAAAAATTCGATGTCTGAGGAGTTGAAGGGGTTATGGCAAATACTGGGCCAATACCCAATAACACCGAGGATCGCCCAGCAGATAGCTCAACTCTTATGA
- a CDS encoding lysophospholipid acyltransferase family protein: MKIEAHLIYMALKGYAKTCKVSLINEGLNDYNKPVIFAFWHEVILFTPIAYDKTRQIKILQSTHKDGVLASMVINKFGLKTVWGSSNREPLKAFRSMLNEIKKGYSIGITPDGPKGPPRKLKKGILELAYLTKAPIVPVVGRFSSYFRINSWDRMIIPKPFSTVKYILKKPIFILKKEEFKDKAAQIEGILNESG; encoded by the coding sequence ATGAAGATAGAGGCCCATCTTATATACATGGCCTTGAAGGGCTATGCAAAAACATGCAAAGTCAGCCTGATCAACGAGGGGCTAAACGATTATAACAAACCCGTTATATTTGCATTCTGGCACGAGGTCATACTGTTTACGCCTATAGCTTACGATAAGACCAGACAGATAAAGATACTGCAAAGCACCCACAAAGACGGTGTATTGGCCAGCATGGTTATAAACAAATTCGGCCTAAAGACCGTTTGGGGGTCAAGCAACAGGGAGCCCTTAAAGGCCTTCAGGAGCATGCTAAACGAGATAAAAAAGGGATACAGTATCGGCATTACACCCGATGGGCCAAAGGGCCCACCTCGAAAGCTAAAAAAGGGTATCTTAGAGCTTGCATACCTGACGAAGGCGCCCATAGTGCCTGTGGTGGGGAGATTTTCCAGCTATTTCAGGATCAACAGCTGGGATAGAATGATCATACCCAAACCGTTTTCGACAGTAAAGTACATACTAAAAAAGCCCATATTTATCCTAAAAAAGGAAGAGTTTAAGGATAAAGCCGCACAGATTGAAGGGATACTCAATGAATCAGGTTAA
- the lpxK gene encoding tetraacyldisaccharide 4'-kinase — protein MNQVKAKKLQAKLKPLLVPFSFLYGAIANAIEGYSSRKPKRVFSSLKVISIGNLVAGGVGKTPLSIKLANALSNYGKVCVITNNYPLKDKGVHLVSIEGNIFKKPPKVSDEPYMVALKCPFATVIASRDRIAAIELAAGFNIDFVILDDALHINNIKKDIEICVFDKDKPFGDGYYLPAGLIRTAKRAIERCNIKVCIDRNDTDKEPPFECIQAKLRINGIFDKDLKPAKIDDKTAFAFCGIGNPEGFLHTIEKLNIKLKGYEFFDDHHQYTPQDIELIRNKQKDSDADILITTLKDMVKLRNLENLYYIDIDLQLDIEKIVREVIDG, from the coding sequence ATGAATCAGGTTAAGGCAAAGAAACTACAGGCAAAACTAAAGCCGTTGCTTGTGCCATTTTCCTTCCTCTATGGGGCCATAGCCAATGCCATAGAAGGATATTCCTCAAGAAAGCCAAAAAGGGTCTTTTCGTCCCTAAAGGTGATAAGCATAGGCAATCTGGTGGCAGGTGGTGTTGGTAAAACCCCGCTGTCGATAAAGCTGGCAAACGCCTTATCGAATTACGGAAAGGTATGCGTTATTACAAACAACTATCCATTAAAGGACAAGGGCGTCCATCTGGTCTCCATAGAGGGTAATATATTCAAGAAACCGCCCAAGGTTAGCGATGAGCCATACATGGTTGCCCTAAAGTGCCCTTTTGCGACGGTTATAGCATCGAGGGATAGAATTGCAGCCATAGAGCTGGCGGCAGGATTCAACATAGACTTTGTTATCCTGGACGATGCACTCCATATCAATAACATCAAGAAGGATATAGAGATATGCGTGTTCGATAAGGACAAACCCTTCGGCGATGGATATTACCTGCCGGCAGGACTAATCAGAACGGCCAAGCGGGCAATAGAAAGATGCAATATAAAGGTATGCATAGACAGAAACGATACAGATAAAGAGCCGCCGTTTGAGTGTATCCAGGCAAAGCTAAGGATCAACGGTATATTTGACAAAGACTTAAAACCGGCCAAGATAGATGACAAAACGGCGTTTGCATTCTGCGGCATAGGGAATCCTGAGGGATTTCTGCATACAATAGAGAAGCTAAACATCAAGCTAAAGGGGTATGAGTTCTTCGATGACCACCACCAATACACACCACAAGACATAGAACTTATAAGAAACAAGCAGAAAGACTCAGACGCAGATATACTGATTACCACTCTAAAGGACATGGTAAAGCTAAGAAACTTAGAGAATCTCTATTACATAGACATAGACCTGCAGTTAGATATAGAAAAAATCGTAAGGGAAGTGATAGATGGATAA